Proteins from a single region of Runella sp. SP2:
- the bshB1 gene encoding bacillithiol biosynthesis deacetylase BshB1, translating into MKLDLLAISAHPDDVELGCAGTILATLQSGKTVGILDLTKGELGTRGTPEIRKQEADAAAAILGVSVRDNVGIPDGFFQNTREHQMAIVPFIRKYQPEIVLANAIDDRHPDHGRGAKLIYDACFLAGLRQIATLDENGEPQSAWRPKYIYHFIQDRYIKPDFVVDITPHWPKKEEAIRAFRSQFFDPTSPEPNSYISSPEFLEFIEARAKEYGHAIGVKYGEGFTSQRFLGIKDLWALS; encoded by the coding sequence ATGAAATTAGACTTATTGGCAATCTCAGCGCACCCCGACGACGTCGAATTAGGGTGCGCTGGTACTATATTAGCTACCTTACAAAGTGGCAAAACGGTTGGTATTTTAGATCTTACCAAAGGGGAGTTAGGAACCCGTGGTACACCTGAGATAAGAAAACAAGAAGCAGATGCGGCTGCTGCTATATTAGGAGTGAGTGTTCGGGACAATGTAGGAATACCTGATGGTTTTTTTCAAAATACGCGGGAGCATCAAATGGCGATTGTTCCTTTTATAAGGAAATACCAACCAGAGATAGTATTGGCGAATGCGATTGATGATCGCCACCCAGACCACGGGCGCGGAGCAAAGCTTATTTATGATGCTTGTTTCTTAGCAGGCTTACGCCAAATCGCTACGCTTGATGAAAATGGGGAGCCCCAGTCGGCTTGGCGTCCCAAATATATATATCACTTTATACAGGATAGGTACATTAAACCAGATTTTGTGGTTGATATAACTCCACATTGGCCTAAAAAGGAAGAAGCCATTCGTGCTTTTAGAAGCCAATTTTTTGACCCAACCAGTCCAGAACCTAATAGTTATATCTCTTCCCCAGAATTTTTAGAGTTTATAGAAGCTCGCGCCAAGGAGTATGGACATGCAATTGGAGTGAAATATGGTGAAGGTTTTACTTCTCAACGGTTTCTTGGAATAAAAGATTTGTGGGCTTTATCCTAA
- a CDS encoding M23 family metallopeptidase — translation MDTFPPLKEWLNQRRMKAQLLLVLMFALCLGVNLQAQERGLFKKNPKIKPHKTEAPSTPVIKPQKDEFEEFEVEKPQMRFSNTFEPVKQVNPTVADDTTGTIDEGETSVAEIIDSVQVGDDWVQVADYFAIWDSRTIDPYNLNPLEFEENISLRLFDPGKGRFWNLPTSEVKVTSQFGPRWGRWHEGMDLDLNTGDPVYSTYDGIVRVTAYDGNGYGRFVLVRHYNGLETLYGHLSKITVEVGQLVKAGDMLGLGGNTGRSFGDHLHYENRYEGNPFSPAWIWDFPGQTIRNERFVLTSKVWDHLRGGRSIDSEFDISKAKIKRTVLHKVRRGETLDTIASKYGMSTSELAQKNHLRLTARLKIGQRLRVK, via the coding sequence ATGGATACGTTCCCCCCTCTCAAAGAATGGCTAAACCAACGACGGATGAAAGCCCAATTACTTTTAGTACTCATGTTTGCTCTTTGTTTAGGAGTAAATCTTCAAGCCCAAGAACGAGGGTTGTTCAAAAAAAACCCAAAGATTAAACCCCACAAAACAGAAGCGCCAAGTACGCCTGTCATCAAGCCTCAGAAAGATGAGTTTGAAGAATTTGAGGTAGAAAAGCCTCAAATGCGTTTTTCAAACACGTTTGAGCCTGTCAAACAAGTGAACCCAACGGTAGCAGATGACACAACGGGGACAATTGATGAGGGCGAAACCTCCGTGGCCGAAATTATTGATTCGGTACAAGTAGGAGACGATTGGGTGCAGGTCGCCGACTACTTCGCGATTTGGGACTCACGTACCATCGATCCCTACAACCTTAACCCTTTAGAGTTTGAAGAAAACATTTCGCTCCGTTTATTTGATCCAGGTAAAGGTCGTTTTTGGAACTTGCCCACGAGTGAAGTGAAGGTGACCTCTCAGTTTGGGCCACGCTGGGGGCGTTGGCACGAAGGGATGGATTTGGACTTAAATACGGGGGATCCAGTTTACAGTACTTACGATGGCATCGTTCGAGTGACTGCCTACGATGGGAACGGCTATGGTCGATTTGTATTGGTAAGGCATTATAATGGGCTTGAAACTTTGTATGGTCACTTGTCCAAAATTACGGTAGAAGTAGGACAACTAGTCAAAGCTGGGGATATGCTAGGGCTAGGTGGGAACACAGGAAGAAGTTTTGGCGACCACCTCCATTACGAAAACCGATACGAAGGAAACCCTTTTAGTCCAGCGTGGATTTGGGATTTTCCAGGACAGACAATCCGTAATGAGCGTTTTGTGCTTACTTCAAAGGTATGGGATCACCTTCGAGGAGGGCGCTCTATCGATAGCGAATTTGATATTAGTAAAGCAAAAATAAAACGTACTGTGCTTCATAAAGTTCGCCGTGGGGAAACACTTGATACAATTGCGAGCAAATATGGAATGTCCACTTCAGAGTTAGCCCAAAAGAACCATCTTCGGTTGACAGCACGCTTAAAAATAGGCCAACGACTTCGAGTAAAATAA